From the genome of Turicibacter faecis, one region includes:
- a CDS encoding endonuclease/exonuclease/phosphatase family protein, whose protein sequence is MKVLTLNCHAWQEENQLQKIKHLAEVIKEKNYDVIALQEVMQLVDPSDDEKVKKDNYAVVLLHELMKLGVTDYQFVWDFAHIGFDIYEEGLAVLTRLPIKKADSFVITNQDDIHNFRTRRVVGVEVMNGDQPMSIYSCHLGWYHDEEEPFKNQVDRLVAKLPQNQLALVMGDFNNDANIRDEGYDYLLSKGLVDTYTSAEEKDSGMTVVGKIDGWSNNKKDLRIDLVLANQNIKVKSSHVIFNGQHKEIVSDHFGIEVELDL, encoded by the coding sequence ATGAAAGTATTAACCTTAAATTGTCATGCTTGGCAAGAAGAAAATCAACTTCAAAAAATTAAACACTTAGCCGAAGTCATTAAAGAAAAAAACTATGATGTGATTGCCTTGCAAGAGGTCATGCAGTTAGTAGACCCAAGTGATGATGAAAAGGTCAAAAAAGACAATTATGCGGTTGTATTACTTCATGAGTTAATGAAGTTAGGGGTAACAGATTATCAATTCGTATGGGACTTTGCTCACATCGGATTTGATATCTATGAAGAGGGGTTAGCGGTGCTAACCCGTCTCCCTATTAAAAAGGCCGATTCATTTGTTATCACGAATCAAGATGATATTCATAATTTCCGCACACGTCGTGTTGTGGGGGTTGAGGTGATGAACGGGGATCAACCGATGAGCATTTATTCATGTCATTTAGGTTGGTACCATGATGAAGAGGAACCATTTAAAAATCAGGTTGACCGCCTAGTTGCCAAGTTACCACAAAATCAATTAGCCCTTGTTATGGGAGACTTCAATAATGATGCTAATATCCGTGATGAGGGATATGACTACCTTTTAAGTAAAGGGTTAGTCGATACGTATACGTCGGCTGAAGAGAAGGATAGTGGTATGACGGTTGTTGGAAAAATTGATGGATGGTCGAACAATAAAAAAGACTTACGCATTGATTTAGTTTTAGCTAACCAAAATATCAAAGTTAAATCATCCCATGTTATTTTTAATGGCCAACATAAAGAAATTGTTTCTGATCATTTCGGTATTGAAGTAGAGTTAGATTTATAA
- a CDS encoding carbohydrate kinase family protein: MKNNHDAYNLVFGISIYDIFGFTAHNYRSHDSNPGRVKVSFGGVCRNIAENMARMGANTKFISVLGNDEKGKSILKHSESINVDMSDSLIIEGASTPTYVAILDEKGEMVSAIVDIDVEHHLTEEFIDSKSDVIEGSEYMFFGADNPKILEYIVKKYNKKTKFVLDPVSAAKAANIKDLLPYFHTVKPNRHEAEVLCGFKLETVEDVRRAGKYFLSLGIQNIFISLDADGVYYCTPVEEGIVKPNKVDVINVTGAGDSFIAGVGYSYLNQLSILDTVKLAQAMSIITISHEETIHPEMELNRVKQKINEIEWSITTF; encoded by the coding sequence ATGAAAAACAATCACGATGCGTATAATTTAGTTTTTGGAATATCCATTTACGATATTTTTGGATTTACGGCTCACAATTACCGTTCTCATGACTCAAATCCGGGGCGTGTGAAAGTATCTTTTGGTGGCGTATGTCGTAATATTGCTGAAAATATGGCAAGAATGGGAGCAAATACAAAATTTATTTCCGTTCTAGGTAATGATGAAAAAGGAAAAAGCATTTTAAAGCACTCTGAATCAATCAACGTTGATATGTCTGATTCACTGATTATTGAAGGGGCCTCAACACCAACTTATGTTGCCATCCTTGATGAAAAGGGTGAAATGGTCTCTGCTATTGTTGATATTGATGTAGAGCATCATCTCACAGAAGAATTTATTGATTCGAAATCAGATGTGATTGAAGGTTCTGAATATATGTTCTTTGGAGCAGATAATCCGAAAATTTTAGAATATATTGTGAAGAAATATAACAAGAAAACAAAGTTTGTATTAGATCCTGTTTCTGCAGCAAAAGCAGCAAATATCAAAGATTTATTGCCATACTTTCACACCGTGAAACCTAATCGTCATGAAGCAGAAGTATTATGTGGGTTTAAATTAGAAACAGTTGAAGATGTTCGTCGCGCAGGAAAATATTTTCTTTCGCTCGGAATCCAAAATATTTTTATTAGTTTAGATGCAGATGGTGTTTATTACTGTACCCCTGTAGAAGAAGGTATTGTGAAGCCGAACAAGGTAGACGTGATAAACGTAACGGGAGCGGGAGATTCTTTTATTGCAGGTGTTGGCTATAGTTATTTAAATCAACTATCTATTTTAGATACAGTGAAGTTGGCTCAGGCAATGTCGATTATTACCATTTCACATGAAGAGACGATTCATCCGGAGATGGAACTTAATCGTGTAAAACAAAAAATTAATGAAATTGAATGGTCTATAACTACGTTTTAA
- a CDS encoding CehA/McbA family metallohydrolase, whose product MKRWSLYLLICLILVGAWCLFNQLESTDTELSVFGFKIELQQEKVSGQVIDEDGKPLVAEIRFFDSEGGLVKRIQTNLKGEFGIHLDEGYYTIELSRGYEYERKSIPVEVRQGQPVQVKPTILTRLIDWRAKDYYGGDFNQHSHFSSEGQNTVEEVLTANLANGLSYGALADENTVDGNDEWNALADQVHYLALSGQTVMHRQQRYVAVNVPKQLTLDSEASIDSINQLGHQIHESNGILLTDALNDSIKSLLEGKGIDAIEIWNGQQVPPIRSLEGLEKKMTANVLRREKWFELLNQGMKITAVANSNNYDINGALIGEGITKNEHYNRWLADGGSVGEPRNYIKADELTVAGILKGIKEGHVFMTNGPLMDITINDKTFGDEISGVTDAEIAYLVTSNQSELMQLNIIADGEIIQEVPLAKNVPNLGTLNLNLSDYQWVAFEVLTTSYEYALSNPIYLKAD is encoded by the coding sequence ATGAAGAGATGGTCTCTGTATCTTTTGATTTGTTTGATCTTGGTCGGAGCGTGGTGTCTTTTTAATCAGTTAGAGTCAACAGACACGGAGTTATCAGTGTTTGGATTCAAAATAGAATTGCAACAAGAGAAGGTATCGGGACAGGTCATTGATGAGGATGGGAAGCCCCTGGTCGCGGAAATTCGTTTTTTTGATTCGGAAGGTGGCCTTGTTAAACGAATTCAAACGAATCTAAAAGGGGAGTTTGGAATTCATCTAGATGAAGGATATTATACGATCGAACTATCGAGGGGATATGAGTATGAACGAAAATCAATTCCTGTGGAGGTTCGTCAGGGACAGCCTGTTCAGGTTAAACCTACGATTCTTACCCGACTGATTGACTGGAGAGCAAAGGATTATTATGGTGGTGATTTTAATCAACACTCCCATTTTAGTTCAGAGGGACAAAATACGGTTGAGGAAGTTTTGACGGCTAATTTAGCAAATGGGCTAAGTTATGGGGCATTGGCCGATGAAAATACCGTTGATGGTAATGATGAGTGGAATGCATTGGCGGATCAGGTCCATTATCTTGCACTGTCAGGTCAAACAGTCATGCATCGTCAACAACGATATGTGGCCGTAAATGTTCCAAAACAACTAACGCTTGATTCAGAAGCTTCGATCGATTCGATTAATCAATTAGGCCACCAAATTCATGAATCAAACGGAATCCTACTCACCGATGCTTTAAATGATTCAATTAAGTCCTTATTAGAGGGGAAAGGAATCGATGCAATTGAAATTTGGAATGGCCAACAAGTGCCTCCAATTAGAAGCTTAGAAGGGTTAGAGAAAAAAATGACCGCTAACGTTTTACGAAGAGAGAAATGGTTTGAACTGTTAAATCAAGGAATGAAAATAACGGCAGTGGCTAATTCAAATAACTATGATATTAATGGAGCCCTTATAGGTGAAGGAATAACGAAAAACGAGCACTATAATCGATGGTTAGCAGATGGAGGATCCGTCGGAGAACCACGGAATTATATTAAGGCGGATGAGTTAACGGTAGCAGGAATATTAAAAGGAATAAAAGAAGGTCATGTTTTTATGACCAATGGGCCTTTAATGGATATTACGATAAATGATAAAACATTCGGTGATGAAATAAGTGGGGTAACGGATGCTGAGATTGCGTATTTAGTAACGTCAAACCAGTCTGAATTAATGCAGTTAAATATTATTGCAGATGGAGAAATTATACAGGAAGTTCCATTAGCAAAAAATGTCCCCAACCTAGGAACATTGAATTTGAATTTATCAGATTATCAATGGGTTGCATTTGAGGTGTTAACGACATCCTATGAATATGCGCTCTCTAATCCGATTTATTTGAAAGCGGATTAA
- a CDS encoding Fur family transcriptional regulator: MTQLSTYETMIMKSGSKLTKQRKQILKVIIDHPHEHFSAEALYDLVKHIDDSIGIATVYRTLELFEKLGIVRNVKIKNDGVNYYDVVDLDEENHFHHHLICTNCRRIIEIADELESYETFIEQKYGFQVKDHDLTLYGICSDCQSLENSEKPLQK, encoded by the coding sequence ATGACACAACTTTCAACATATGAAACGATGATAATGAAATCAGGATCAAAGCTAACCAAACAACGCAAACAGATATTAAAAGTCATTATTGATCATCCGCATGAACATTTTTCAGCCGAAGCACTTTATGATTTAGTGAAACATATCGATGACTCGATTGGAATTGCAACGGTTTATCGAACATTAGAACTTTTTGAGAAGTTAGGAATTGTTCGAAATGTAAAAATAAAAAATGATGGTGTGAACTATTATGATGTTGTTGATTTAGACGAGGAAAATCATTTTCATCATCATTTAATTTGTACAAATTGTCGTCGAATTATAGAGATTGCAGATGAACTTGAATCGTATGAGACCTTTATTGAACAAAAGTACGGGTTCCAAGTTAAGGATCATGATCTAACACTATATGGCATTTGTTCAGACTGTCAATCGTTAGAGAATAGTGAAAAACCTCTACAAAAGTAG
- a CDS encoding NUDIX hydrolase codes for MKNLTEKQLTTKEYYRNSFLSVTEDEVQLPNQLEAKRVVVNHPGGVNLIVLDEERRLILVEQYRYPVGRLTLETPAGKIEKGELTSVTAKRELEEETGYTCDSLKMIGRFATSPGFCNEYIENYLVMNPKKLEHPVQGDEDEFLNVYHLSKEEALAAVEEGRICDFKTVYAIQYLMLTQRW; via the coding sequence ATGAAAAATTTAACTGAAAAACAACTAACAACGAAGGAATATTATCGTAATTCATTTTTGAGTGTGACAGAGGATGAGGTGCAATTACCTAATCAATTAGAAGCGAAGCGCGTCGTCGTCAATCATCCGGGTGGGGTGAATTTAATTGTTTTAGACGAGGAACGTCGTTTAATTCTTGTCGAGCAATACCGTTATCCTGTTGGAAGGCTAACACTTGAAACTCCCGCAGGAAAGATTGAAAAAGGTGAGTTAACGTCTGTGACGGCTAAGCGAGAGCTAGAGGAGGAGACGGGTTATACGTGTGATTCATTAAAAATGATTGGACGTTTTGCAACGTCGCCTGGTTTTTGTAATGAATATATTGAAAATTATTTAGTTATGAATCCCAAAAAATTAGAGCATCCTGTTCAGGGAGATGAGGATGAATTTTTAAATGTCTACCACTTATCAAAAGAGGAGGCGTTAGCTGCCGTTGAAGAGGGGCGAATTTGTGATTTTAAAACGGTCTATGCAATTCAATATTTAATGTTGACGCAACGTTGGTAA
- a CDS encoding stage II sporulation protein M: protein MVAQKRRKKSFSYVLYVLYVLLLLVIIGDIIGASLYVKLEQSSQSLMANYVNENVNVFNQESWSFNQLFYKQFMYQGSMWVLGLTGVGVIVNLFLVFLKGVIAGFNVFFIFQALSPFQAILTSLLWLIQYLLILGVTILSGYFSVRFVIMAVKILFFKKNKLLLKKHLLYYFYQLVIITVLTLLTAGVTYLIQPVVYQQFEKAGKSETIQQSADDFISTSSDATSHLNKQININFEREVL, encoded by the coding sequence ATGGTCGCACAAAAACGTCGCAAAAAATCGTTCTCGTATGTCTTATATGTTTTATATGTCTTACTACTACTCGTCATAATTGGTGATATTATTGGGGCTTCACTTTACGTTAAACTGGAACAATCATCCCAAAGTTTAATGGCGAACTATGTAAATGAAAATGTTAATGTTTTTAATCAGGAAAGTTGGTCATTTAATCAACTATTTTATAAACAGTTTATGTATCAAGGAAGTATGTGGGTATTAGGATTAACTGGAGTGGGAGTTATCGTAAACTTGTTTTTAGTCTTTTTAAAAGGGGTTATTGCAGGATTTAATGTCTTCTTTATTTTTCAGGCATTATCACCATTTCAGGCCATTTTAACAAGTCTTCTTTGGTTAATTCAATATTTGTTAATTTTAGGGGTTACCATCTTAAGCGGTTACTTCAGTGTCCGTTTTGTCATTATGGCGGTAAAGATTTTATTCTTTAAGAAGAATAAATTATTATTGAAAAAGCATTTGTTATACTATTTCTATCAATTAGTAATCATTACGGTGCTAACGCTGTTGACTGCAGGTGTCACTTACCTCATTCAGCCTGTTGTTTACCAACAATTTGAGAAGGCTGGAAAGTCTGAAACCATTCAACAATCAGCAGATGATTTTATTTCAACTTCATCGGATGCAACTTCACACTTAAACAAGCAAATAAATATTAATTTTGAAAGAGAAGTGTTATAA
- a CDS encoding PTS transporter subunit IIBC, translating to MKKSGFMSFDFWQKFGKALMVVIAVMPAAGIMISLGKLVAMSGGDIAVIATIAKIMEEIGWAIIGNLHVLFAVAIGGSWAKERAGGAFAALIAFILINRISGAIFGVTADMLADPTATVKSLFGADMIVADYFTEILGSPALNMGVFVGIISGFLGAAIFNKYYNFSKLPQALAFFNGKRFVPFVVIGGSVVTSLILSIIWPFAQGALNNFGQWIATSQDTAPILAPFVYGAGERLLLPFGLHHMLTIPMNYTELGGTYEVLTGANAGQIVAGQESLWLAWVTDLNNLKAAGDMEAYNTLLNSVTPARFKAGQVILSTASLMGAAYAMFRNVDNDKKSAYKSMFVSAALATFLTGVSEPLEFMFMFISPVLYLCYAILAGAAFALADLINLRIHSFGIIEFCTRIPMMANAGLTGDMINFVLGCLGFFALNFGVFNFAIKKFKIATPGRLGNYNEEDNTAADSNVTAGGSQLANDIILLLGGAENILDVDACMTRLRVTVKNADNVSDQPNWKATGALGLIIKDNGIQAIYGPKADVLKSEIQDILGL from the coding sequence GTGAAAAAGTCAGGGTTTATGTCGTTTGATTTCTGGCAAAAGTTTGGAAAGGCCTTAATGGTCGTTATCGCTGTAATGCCAGCAGCGGGGATTATGATTTCTTTAGGTAAATTAGTTGCAATGTCAGGTGGAGATATTGCAGTAATTGCTACAATCGCTAAAATCATGGAAGAAATCGGTTGGGCGATTATTGGTAACTTACATGTTTTATTTGCCGTTGCTATCGGGGGATCTTGGGCAAAAGAACGTGCGGGTGGAGCATTTGCCGCTTTAATCGCATTTATCTTAATTAACCGTATTTCAGGAGCAATCTTTGGAGTAACAGCTGATATGTTAGCTGATCCAACAGCAACAGTTAAATCACTGTTTGGAGCAGACATGATTGTTGCAGACTACTTTACTGAAATTTTAGGATCGCCAGCCTTAAACATGGGGGTATTCGTAGGGATTATCTCTGGGTTCTTAGGGGCAGCTATCTTTAATAAATATTACAACTTCAGTAAATTACCACAAGCATTAGCGTTCTTCAATGGTAAACGTTTCGTACCATTCGTTGTAATCGGGGGATCAGTTGTAACTTCATTAATCTTATCAATCATTTGGCCATTCGCTCAAGGTGCATTAAACAACTTTGGTCAATGGATTGCAACTTCTCAAGATACTGCGCCAATCCTTGCACCATTCGTATACGGAGCTGGTGAGCGCTTATTATTACCATTTGGTTTACACCACATGTTAACTATTCCTATGAACTATACTGAATTAGGTGGAACATATGAAGTTTTAACAGGTGCAAACGCAGGACAAATCGTTGCAGGACAAGAGTCTTTATGGTTAGCATGGGTAACTGACTTAAATAACTTAAAAGCAGCTGGAGATATGGAAGCCTATAACACATTATTAAATTCAGTAACACCAGCACGCTTCAAAGCAGGACAAGTTATTTTATCAACTGCTTCATTAATGGGGGCTGCTTATGCAATGTTCCGTAATGTTGACAACGATAAAAAATCAGCTTATAAATCAATGTTCGTTTCTGCAGCATTAGCAACATTCTTAACAGGTGTATCTGAGCCATTAGAATTCATGTTCATGTTTATTTCACCAGTTTTATACTTATGCTATGCTATCTTAGCAGGTGCGGCGTTTGCTTTAGCTGACTTAATCAACTTACGTATTCACTCATTTGGTATTATCGAATTCTGTACTCGTATTCCAATGATGGCGAATGCTGGATTAACAGGAGATATGATTAACTTCGTATTAGGATGTTTAGGATTCTTCGCATTAAACTTCGGTGTATTCAACTTTGCTATTAAAAAGTTCAAAATTGCGACACCAGGACGTTTAGGAAACTACAATGAAGAAGATAACACTGCGGCGGATTCAAACGTAACAGCTGGAGGAAGCCAATTAGCAAATGATATCATCTTATTATTAGGTGGAGCAGAGAACATCTTAGACGTAGATGCTTGTATGACTCGTTTACGTGTAACAGTTAAAAATGCAGATAATGTATCAGATCAACCAAACTGGAAAGCAACTGGTGCATTAGGATTAATCATTAAAGATAATGGAATCCAAGCAATTTACGGACCAAAAGCTGATGTATTAAAATCAGAAATTCAAGATATCTTAGGTTTATAA
- the xerD gene encoding site-specific tyrosine recombinase XerD yields MIKERELENFLTYLTIDRGLSLNTKENYARDLGGYLTYLEQQSIEHFNQVKREHIQTYLIELYGRGLNTKSVARHLSAIRTFHQYLMIERLCSQNPCDLIESPKLSRDLPEVLSVAEVERLLESFTEETAADLRNHAMVELLYASGLRVSELLALNIVDIHLSMQFIKCRGKGDKERIVPIGEVASDVLTRYLEKARPQLLKKSTDVLFLNRFGDPMSRQGFFKILKKQAQMAGITKNLSPHKLRHSFATHLIENGVDLRLVQEMLGHSDISTTQIYTHMSKEHLKELFEHTHPRAQALKERDSTS; encoded by the coding sequence GTGATAAAAGAAAGAGAATTGGAAAATTTTTTAACCTATCTAACCATTGATCGCGGGCTAAGTTTGAATACAAAAGAAAATTATGCACGTGATTTGGGAGGTTACCTTACTTATCTAGAGCAGCAATCCATTGAGCATTTTAATCAGGTTAAGCGTGAACACATTCAAACGTATTTGATTGAGCTTTATGGACGGGGTCTAAATACTAAAAGCGTTGCGCGTCACTTATCCGCCATACGTACCTTTCATCAATATTTGATGATTGAGCGCCTATGCTCGCAAAATCCATGTGATCTTATTGAAAGCCCGAAATTAAGTCGAGATTTACCGGAAGTTTTAAGCGTGGCTGAGGTGGAACGACTTTTAGAAAGTTTTACTGAAGAAACGGCAGCTGACTTGCGCAATCACGCCATGGTCGAATTGTTGTATGCCTCAGGTCTTCGAGTGAGCGAGTTGCTCGCCTTAAACATTGTCGATATTCATTTATCGATGCAATTTATTAAGTGTCGTGGGAAGGGAGATAAGGAACGGATTGTCCCAATTGGGGAAGTTGCCTCTGACGTTTTAACGCGCTATTTAGAAAAAGCACGTCCACAGTTATTAAAGAAATCGACGGATGTCTTATTTTTAAATCGCTTTGGTGATCCTATGTCGCGGCAAGGATTTTTCAAAATATTAAAAAAGCAAGCCCAGATGGCGGGGATTACTAAAAATCTTTCGCCCCATAAATTAAGACATTCATTTGCCACGCATTTAATTGAAAATGGGGTGGATTTAAGGTTGGTGCAAGAGATGTTGGGGCACTCAGATATTTCGACCACTCAAATTTATACGCATATGAGTAAGGAGCATTTAAAGGAGTTGTTTGAGCATACACATCCGCGAGCTCAGGCGCTGAAAGAAAGAGACTCCACAAGTTAA
- a CDS encoding glycoside hydrolase family 13 protein, with protein sequence MNKVWWKEAVAYQIYPRSFMDSNGDGIGDLNGIITKLDYLKSLGIDVIWICPFYKSPNDDCGYDISDYKDIMDEFGTIEDFDRLLSEVHKRGMKLIADLVINHTSDEHPWFIESRSSLDNPKRDWYIWRDGINGKEPNNWESIFSGSAWEYDEETNQYYMHLFSKKQPDLNWENPEVREALYEMVNWWLDKGIDGFRVDAISHIKKEEGLANMPNPQQLKYVSSFDKHMNVKGIHPLLADLKANTFDHYDIMTVGEANGVKPEDAHLWVGEKEGKFNMVFQFEHLGLWKDNGSEKLDIRQLKQILTKWQNGLEGVGWNALYIENHDLARIVSTLGDDEHYWKESATSLGMMYFMMKGTPFIYQGQEIGMTNVHFDKVEDYQDVQSTGLYYSKLDQGMEHDDIMEIIRATARGNSRTPMQWNNEANAGFTTGVPWLAVNPNYKEINVQKQEEDPESILNFYKDMIALRKSDDVFIYGKYELILENHPNVYAYLRILDGKSALVLCNLTDTETMVDLGQLSVSAEQLLLANMPVEDHAIVTELELKPFEARIYSLN encoded by the coding sequence ATGAATAAAGTATGGTGGAAAGAAGCCGTGGCATATCAAATCTATCCTAGAAGTTTTATGGATTCAAATGGTGATGGAATCGGTGATCTTAATGGAATTATTACGAAATTAGATTATCTAAAATCACTTGGAATTGATGTGATTTGGATTTGTCCATTTTATAAGTCGCCTAATGATGATTGTGGTTACGATATTAGCGACTATAAAGATATTATGGATGAATTTGGAACGATTGAAGATTTCGATCGTTTACTCAGTGAAGTTCATAAGCGAGGAATGAAATTAATTGCTGATTTAGTTATTAATCATACGAGTGATGAACATCCATGGTTTATCGAATCTAGGTCTTCATTAGATAACCCCAAACGTGACTGGTATATTTGGCGAGACGGGATTAATGGAAAAGAGCCAAATAACTGGGAAAGTATTTTCAGTGGATCCGCTTGGGAATATGACGAAGAAACGAATCAATATTACATGCATCTATTCTCTAAAAAACAACCTGATTTAAATTGGGAAAATCCAGAGGTTAGAGAAGCTTTATACGAGATGGTTAACTGGTGGTTAGATAAAGGAATCGATGGATTCCGAGTTGATGCCATCAGCCATATAAAAAAGGAAGAAGGATTGGCGAATATGCCGAATCCTCAACAACTCAAATATGTTTCATCGTTTGATAAACATATGAATGTGAAAGGAATTCATCCGCTACTGGCTGATTTGAAAGCGAATACTTTCGATCATTATGATATTATGACAGTAGGGGAAGCAAATGGGGTTAAACCTGAAGATGCTCACCTATGGGTGGGAGAAAAAGAAGGAAAATTTAATATGGTTTTCCAATTCGAACATCTTGGACTGTGGAAGGATAATGGAAGTGAAAAACTAGATATCCGTCAGTTAAAACAAATCTTAACCAAGTGGCAAAATGGCTTAGAAGGTGTTGGATGGAACGCGCTTTATATTGAGAATCATGATTTAGCGCGAATTGTTTCTACCCTTGGAGACGATGAACACTATTGGAAAGAAAGTGCGACATCGCTTGGCATGATGTACTTCATGATGAAGGGAACACCATTTATTTACCAAGGGCAAGAAATTGGAATGACCAATGTGCACTTTGATAAGGTTGAGGATTATCAAGATGTCCAAAGTACGGGGCTTTACTATTCTAAGCTCGATCAGGGAATGGAGCATGATGACATTATGGAGATTATTCGTGCAACAGCCCGTGGGAATAGTCGAACACCGATGCAATGGAATAACGAAGCGAATGCAGGATTTACAACGGGGGTACCTTGGTTAGCAGTTAATCCAAACTATAAAGAGATTAATGTGCAAAAACAGGAGGAAGATCCGGAATCAATTCTTAACTTCTATAAAGATATGATTGCATTAAGAAAATCGGATGATGTCTTTATTTACGGAAAATACGAATTGATTCTTGAAAATCATCCAAATGTTTACGCGTACTTACGTATCTTGGATGGGAAAAGTGCCTTAGTATTGTGTAATCTAACGGACACTGAAACGATGGTTGATTTAGGTCAATTATCAGTATCGGCAGAACAATTATTACTTGCAAATATGCCTGTTGAGGATCACGCAATTGTAACTGAATTGGAATTGAAGCCGTTTGAAGCTCGCATCTACAGCTTAAATTAA
- a CDS encoding Dabb family protein: MVKHIVMWKIKETNGLTKEQTAQQIKEALEGLNGKIEGLRHLEVGIDFLQSDASYDVVLYSELEDKAALEYYQAHPLHVKVATEIVKPAATSRVVSDYEL, encoded by the coding sequence ATGGTTAAACATATTGTGATGTGGAAAATTAAAGAAACAAATGGATTAACAAAAGAACAAACAGCGCAACAAATTAAAGAAGCTTTAGAAGGATTAAACGGAAAAATCGAAGGTCTTCGTCATTTAGAAGTAGGAATTGATTTCTTACAATCGGATGCATCTTATGATGTCGTATTATATTCAGAGTTAGAAGATAAAGCTGCTTTAGAATATTATCAGGCACATCCATTACATGTGAAAGTGGCAACAGAAATTGTAAAACCTGCGGCAACTTCACGCGTTGTTTCTGATTACGAGTTATAA
- the deoB gene encoding phosphopentomutase, whose protein sequence is MKYNRIFLIIMDSVGAGELPDAKDYNDQGANTLKHIAQAAKGLNMPHMQSLGLGNLTEIQGVDPHQPEKGYYTKCEELSVGKDTMTGHWEIMGLKITEPFKTFTETGFPQDLIDELEKRTGRKVIGNKSASGTEILDELGEEHMKTGAIIVYTSADSVLQIAAHEEIVPIEELWNMCKMAREITMKEDWKVGRIIARPFIGDKKGAFKRTPNRHDYALKPFDRTVLNELKDAKKDIIAIGKINDIYVGEGITEAILTKSNEDGMNQLLQVMDQPFEGLAFLNLVDFDALYGHRRDPLGYAKCLEAFDRQLGDVLTKMKEDDLLIISADHGNDPIASGSDHTREYIPVIMYSPSMVAGGELPIGKTFANIGATVAENFGVKAPLIGESYLKQMK, encoded by the coding sequence ATGAAATATAATCGTATATTTTTAATTATCATGGATTCAGTAGGTGCCGGAGAATTACCGGATGCTAAAGATTATAATGATCAAGGAGCAAATACGTTAAAACATATCGCACAAGCTGCTAAAGGATTAAATATGCCTCATATGCAGTCGTTAGGATTAGGAAATTTAACTGAAATACAAGGGGTTGACCCGCATCAACCAGAAAAGGGATATTATACAAAATGTGAAGAATTGTCTGTAGGAAAAGATACGATGACTGGTCATTGGGAAATTATGGGGCTTAAAATTACGGAACCGTTTAAAACCTTCACAGAGACTGGGTTTCCACAGGATTTAATCGATGAATTAGAAAAACGTACAGGTCGCAAAGTAATTGGGAATAAGTCAGCCTCAGGAACTGAGATTTTAGATGAACTTGGGGAAGAACATATGAAAACGGGGGCTATTATCGTTTATACGTCAGCAGATTCTGTATTGCAAATTGCAGCACATGAAGAAATTGTTCCGATTGAAGAACTTTGGAACATGTGTAAAATGGCGCGTGAGATTACGATGAAAGAGGACTGGAAGGTCGGACGTATTATTGCGCGTCCATTTATTGGAGACAAAAAAGGAGCGTTTAAACGCACGCCAAATCGTCACGATTATGCCTTAAAACCTTTTGACAGAACCGTTTTAAATGAATTAAAAGATGCAAAAAAAGATATCATTGCTATTGGTAAAATTAATGATATTTATGTAGGAGAAGGGATTACAGAAGCCATTTTAACGAAATCAAATGAGGATGGAATGAACCAATTACTTCAGGTGATGGATCAGCCATTTGAAGGGTTAGCCTTTTTAAATTTAGTAGACTTTGATGCGTTGTATGGTCATCGTCGAGATCCACTTGGATATGCGAAATGTTTAGAAGCGTTTGATCGTCAATTAGGTGATGTTTTAACGAAGATGAAAGAAGACGATTTACTGATTATTTCAGCGGATCACGGAAATGATCCAATTGCCTCAGGAAGTGACCATACGCGTGAGTATATTCCAGTCATTATGTATTCTCCATCTATGGTAGCAGGAGGAGAATTACCTATTGGGAAAACATTTGCTAATATTGGGGCAACGGTCGCTGAAAACTTTGGAGTTAAGGCACCACTTATTGGAGAGAGTTATTTAAAACAAATGAAATAA